A stretch of Kaistella flava (ex Peng et al. 2021) DNA encodes these proteins:
- a CDS encoding threonine aldolase family protein, producing the protein MKYSFKNDYAEGAHPQVLEALIQTNLIQQNGYGLDDYSIDAEQIIKQKINNPKAKVFLVSGGTQANLIIISAFLRPHESVVSPDTGHIFTNESGAIEATGHKVHGIENKDGKIYANDIQKLIDGHQNKPHQVKQKMVYISNSTELGTIYSRKELIDLYQFCQDKDLYLFVDGARLGHALTAETNDLTLEDFGKYTDAFYLGGTKNGALIGEAIIINNESLQEEFGFHLKQKGAMLAKGRLLGIQFQELLKEDLYFDLAKNANQQAMKIKEAFKQIGCEFLCETFTNQIFPILNQNQIDELSTNFDFYVWKKLDEEKSAIRLITSWATTNEIIEKFITEIKNLK; encoded by the coding sequence ATGAAATATTCCTTTAAAAATGATTATGCCGAAGGCGCTCATCCTCAGGTTTTAGAAGCATTGATTCAGACGAACCTAATACAGCAGAATGGTTACGGCCTCGATGATTATTCGATAGACGCGGAGCAGATTATTAAGCAAAAAATAAATAATCCTAAGGCTAAAGTTTTTTTAGTTTCCGGAGGAACGCAAGCGAACTTAATTATTATTTCGGCTTTTTTACGACCACATGAAAGTGTTGTTTCTCCTGATACTGGTCACATTTTCACCAACGAAAGTGGCGCAATTGAAGCAACCGGACATAAAGTGCACGGGATTGAAAATAAAGATGGGAAAATTTATGCCAATGATATTCAAAAATTAATTGACGGTCATCAAAATAAACCACATCAGGTTAAACAGAAAATGGTGTACATTTCGAACTCCACAGAGTTGGGAACGATTTATTCTAGAAAGGAATTGATTGATTTATACCAATTCTGTCAGGATAAAGATCTTTATTTATTTGTTGACGGAGCTCGATTAGGACATGCTTTAACTGCAGAAACCAATGATTTGACTTTAGAAGATTTTGGAAAATATACAGACGCCTTTTATTTGGGAGGAACAAAAAATGGTGCTTTGATTGGCGAAGCAATTATCATTAATAATGAAAGTTTACAGGAAGAATTCGGTTTCCATTTAAAACAAAAAGGCGCTATGCTGGCAAAGGGTCGTTTGCTCGGAATTCAGTTTCAGGAATTGTTGAAAGAGGATTTGTATTTTGATTTGGCGAAGAATGCGAATCAACAAGCCATGAAAATTAAAGAAGCCTTTAAACAAATTGGTTGTGAATTTTTATGTGAGACTTTTACCAACCAAATCTTTCCGATTTTAAATCAAAATCAAATTGACGAACTTTCGACTAACTTTGATTTTTACGTCTGGAAGAAATTGGATGAAGAGAAATCGGCAATTCGTTTAATTACTTCTTGGGCCACAACAAATGAGATTATAGAAAAATTCATCACCGAAATAAAAAATTTAAAATGA
- a CDS encoding LTA synthase family protein has protein sequence MFASKLKPYLYLGLFYGLVSLIVRIIFIFHPITTVTFGFFESLKILFIGGLTDVFVFILASSIFAIYSLFLSDSKYKKPYGYIIFGLFVLAFLYTAFVPGNIFKQYGGSFPEIAMAFIGLKTFLFGLMLFLPTQRIKIRNILYFIILFLYVMVIIFNGVSEYFFWNEFGVRYNFIAVDYLIYTNEVIGNIMESYPVVPLFAAILSLTLIVTWFIYKKTKDELLTLPTFIQKIILLVSFVVLCGISLFIISKLGKVKTDNTFAQEIQANGFPKFFNAFTQKELDFFQFYPTINQQAAESDFLKQFDPPTLVRDINPENPEVRKNVVLISIESLSAEFMEHYGNDQKIMPFLDSLADKSLMFTNLYATGNRTVRGLEALTLCIPPTAGESVVKRENNKNKFTTGSVFQSKGYDVKFLYGGYSYFDNMEDFYKGNGYGIVDRNNFKPEEITFANVWGVSDEDMAKKAIEVMNEEAKAGKTFFHHWMTVSNHRPFTYPDGRIDIPGTAKSRDGGVKYTDYSIRKFFEMAKKQSWYKNTVFVIVADHCASSAGKTELPMDKYRIPGLIFSEGFIEPQKFTQTMSQIDVMPTLFGLLNFKYQSKFLGQDVFTKSFEPKAYIATYQDLGLIKDNYLTIISPTKKVKQYSLSLQPSKNPEDFKIFYDETPVKNLQQGLVDNCIAVYQSVSFWLKENKLNK, from the coding sequence ATGTTCGCATCGAAACTAAAACCGTATTTGTATTTGGGCCTTTTCTATGGCTTGGTTTCCCTGATTGTAAGAATCATCTTTATCTTTCACCCAATCACAACCGTGACTTTTGGGTTTTTTGAAAGTTTAAAAATTCTCTTTATTGGTGGCTTGACAGATGTATTTGTCTTTATTTTAGCGAGCAGTATATTCGCTATTTACTCTTTGTTTCTCTCAGATTCAAAATATAAAAAGCCGTACGGATATATCATTTTTGGACTTTTTGTTTTAGCCTTTTTATATACAGCTTTTGTCCCTGGAAATATTTTTAAACAATATGGTGGCTCTTTCCCAGAAATAGCGATGGCCTTTATCGGTTTGAAAACTTTTCTGTTTGGATTAATGCTTTTCCTTCCTACTCAAAGAATTAAAATTCGAAATATTCTTTATTTCATAATATTGTTTTTATACGTGATGGTAATTATTTTCAATGGAGTAAGCGAGTACTTTTTCTGGAATGAATTTGGAGTTCGCTATAATTTCATTGCCGTTGATTATTTAATTTACACCAATGAGGTCATTGGGAACATCATGGAAAGTTATCCTGTTGTTCCGTTATTCGCTGCGATTTTATCACTTACTTTAATCGTTACTTGGTTCATTTATAAAAAGACAAAAGACGAATTATTAACGCTGCCGACTTTCATTCAAAAGATTATCTTATTAGTTTCCTTCGTTGTTTTATGTGGAATCAGCTTATTCATCATTTCTAAATTAGGTAAAGTGAAAACTGATAATACGTTTGCACAGGAAATTCAGGCCAATGGTTTTCCAAAGTTTTTTAATGCATTTACTCAAAAGGAATTGGATTTCTTTCAATTCTATCCAACCATTAATCAACAAGCTGCAGAAAGTGATTTTTTAAAACAGTTTGATCCACCAACTTTAGTTAGAGATATCAATCCTGAAAATCCGGAAGTTCGTAAAAATGTGGTATTAATTTCAATTGAAAGTTTATCTGCAGAATTCATGGAGCATTATGGAAATGATCAAAAGATAATGCCCTTCTTAGATAGCTTGGCAGATAAATCATTGATGTTTACCAATCTTTACGCAACCGGAAACAGAACGGTACGTGGTTTAGAAGCGCTTACTTTATGTATTCCACCAACGGCGGGAGAAAGTGTGGTGAAGAGAGAGAACAACAAAAATAAGTTCACGACTGGAAGCGTTTTCCAATCGAAAGGTTACGATGTGAAATTTCTTTATGGAGGTTACAGCTATTTCGATAATATGGAAGATTTCTACAAAGGAAATGGTTACGGAATCGTTGATAGAAATAACTTTAAACCTGAAGAAATTACCTTTGCTAATGTTTGGGGAGTTTCAGATGAAGATATGGCAAAGAAAGCCATTGAAGTAATGAATGAGGAAGCCAAAGCTGGAAAAACATTCTTCCACCATTGGATGACGGTTTCTAACCACCGACCATTTACGTATCCAGACGGAAGAATTGATATTCCCGGAACTGCGAAATCTCGTGATGGTGGCGTAAAATATACAGATTACTCTATTCGTAAGTTTTTCGAAATGGCAAAAAAACAATCTTGGTATAAAAACACCGTCTTTGTTATCGTTGCCGATCATTGCGCTTCAAGTGCTGGTAAAACAGAACTTCCGATGGATAAATATAGAATTCCAGGATTGATTTTTTCTGAAGGTTTTATCGAGCCGCAGAAATTTACGCAGACCATGTCACAAATTGATGTAATGCCAACATTATTTGGTTTATTAAATTTTAAATACCAATCGAAATTTTTAGGTCAGGATGTTTTTACTAAAAGCTTTGAGCCAAAAGCCTACATCGCAACTTATCAGGATTTAGGTTTAATTAAAGATAATTATTTAACCATTATTTCTCCGACTAAAAAGGTAAAACAGTATTCTTTAAGTTTACAACCATCCAAAAATCCAGAGGATTTCAAAATCTTTTATGATGAAACACCGGTTAAGAATTTACAGCAAGGTTTAGTTGATAATTGTATCGCTGTTTACCAAAGTGTTTCGTTTTGGTTGAAAGAAAACAAACTCAATAAATAA
- the ribH gene encoding 6,7-dimethyl-8-ribityllumazine synthase, with protein MATVNLSDYQPLQINDASSFRIGIVVSEWNDFVTFNLRNGALEVLKKEGVKEENIKVFQVPGAFELNYASMQLCKTKYFDAIIAIGCVIRGETSHFDYVCSAVAQGIKDCNILTDVPTIFCLLTDDTKEQSIARSGGALGNKGVEAAVTALQMIDFKRNL; from the coding sequence ATGGCGACTGTAAATCTGTCTGATTATCAACCATTACAAATAAACGATGCCAGTTCTTTTAGAATTGGCATTGTCGTTTCAGAATGGAATGATTTTGTAACCTTTAACCTTCGTAATGGCGCTTTAGAAGTGCTTAAGAAAGAAGGGGTTAAAGAAGAGAATATTAAAGTTTTTCAAGTTCCTGGTGCTTTCGAACTGAATTATGCTTCGATGCAACTTTGTAAAACAAAATACTTTGATGCAATTATTGCAATTGGTTGCGTAATACGTGGCGAGACCTCACATTTTGATTATGTTTGTTCTGCCGTCGCACAGGGAATTAAAGATTGTAATATCCTAACAGATGTTCCAACAATTTTCTGTCTATTAACTGATGATACCAAAGAGCAATCGATTGCCAGAAGTGGTGGCGCTCTTGGGAATAAAGGAGTTGAAGCTGCCGTTACTGCGTTGCAGATGATTGATTTCAAAAGGAATTTGTAA
- a CDS encoding neutral zinc metallopeptidase: protein MKWTNDRSGNVDDRRGSGGGAGGLVGGGLGTLIIAAIIFFLGGDPSAILSSGMGNTGPQTEQRDLTANELKVRDFVEMITAENEKTWTKIFNENGMQYRPAKVVMFESVTQSGCGTAEAAMGPFYCPADETVYMDMSFFKELEQRFGAKVTEFSIAYVLAHEMGHHVQTLLGTTQKVDQLRSSRKYSEADMNRVSVATELQADFYAGVWAKQTDSREHILEPGDIESAISAAEAVGDDNIQKRSQGYVNQESFTHGSSQQRKDWFMKGYNTGDIRQGDTFDALLK from the coding sequence ATGAAATGGACAAACGATAGAAGCGGAAATGTTGATGACAGACGAGGATCTGGCGGTGGCGCAGGAGGGCTTGTCGGTGGAGGTTTGGGAACTTTAATTATTGCGGCTATTATATTTTTTCTTGGAGGTGATCCATCGGCGATTTTATCCTCAGGAATGGGGAATACTGGTCCGCAAACAGAACAACGTGATTTGACGGCAAACGAACTTAAGGTTCGTGATTTTGTTGAAATGATTACGGCTGAAAATGAGAAAACCTGGACTAAAATATTCAATGAAAATGGGATGCAATACCGTCCTGCAAAAGTGGTGATGTTTGAATCTGTAACCCAATCTGGGTGTGGAACTGCAGAAGCTGCCATGGGACCATTTTATTGTCCGGCTGATGAAACAGTTTATATGGACATGAGCTTTTTCAAAGAATTGGAACAACGGTTCGGTGCAAAAGTAACTGAGTTTTCTATTGCTTACGTATTGGCTCACGAAATGGGACATCATGTTCAAACACTTTTAGGAACAACTCAAAAAGTAGATCAACTTAGAAGCAGTAGAAAATATTCTGAAGCAGATATGAATCGTGTTTCTGTCGCAACTGAATTGCAAGCAGATTTTTATGCTGGAGTTTGGGCAAAACAAACGGACAGCAGAGAGCATATCTTAGAACCTGGAGATATAGAATCTGCCATTTCTGCAGCTGAAGCCGTTGGTGATGATAATATTCAAAAACGTTCGCAAGGTTATGTGAATCAGGAAAGCTTTACACATGGTAGTTCACAGCAAAGAAAGGATTGGTTTATGAAAGGTTATAATACCGGAGATATTCGCCAGGGAGATACCTTCGATGCTTTGTTAAAATAG
- a CDS encoding M28 family metallopeptidase: MKKTVFFLSVLLAVGFNAQKQDKDPEIAGYVKNVSKDSLRANIEKLVSFGTRHTMSSTTDKDKGIGAARNWVLSKFRSYAKNADGRMEVFLQNEDLQPDGKRINKVTNLGNAIALLKGTDPTDKRIIIISGHLDSRVSDVLNSTDYAPGANDDGSGVAAVIESARVLSKSKFPMSILFVAVSGEEQGLLGAKMLSDKAKAEKWEVEAVLNNDMIGNNSFDAPKNDGTPKLRVFSEGLSAFETEKSAARIRNFGLENDGNARQLARYVKEIGEKYVKNIDIKLIYRNDRFLRGGDHTPFVNSGFTAVRLTDYYENYDHQHQDIRTENNKKYGDLIEFMDFDYLKTNTAVNVAVLANLAKATPQPENVLMDVKELSNSTKLSWEKPTSGKVKGYQILIRETSSPVWTERIFTTETSYTVPLSKDNYLFGVQSVSVSGNQSLPVVPKVSR; encoded by the coding sequence ATGAAAAAAACAGTCTTCTTTTTGAGCGTATTGCTCGCCGTAGGTTTCAACGCACAAAAACAGGACAAGGATCCTGAAATTGCTGGATATGTAAAAAATGTAAGTAAGGATTCACTTAGAGCCAATATTGAAAAGTTGGTCAGTTTTGGAACCCGTCACACGATGAGTTCTACGACCGATAAAGACAAAGGAATCGGTGCTGCAAGAAATTGGGTATTATCGAAGTTTAGAAGTTATGCGAAAAATGCTGATGGAAGAATGGAAGTATTTCTACAAAATGAAGATTTACAACCTGACGGAAAGCGAATTAATAAAGTAACTAATCTTGGAAATGCGATCGCTCTTTTAAAAGGAACTGATCCAACAGACAAAAGAATCATTATCATTTCCGGACATTTGGATTCCAGAGTTTCTGATGTTTTGAATTCGACCGATTACGCGCCAGGCGCTAATGACGATGGAAGTGGAGTTGCTGCGGTAATCGAAAGTGCAAGGGTTTTAAGTAAATCAAAATTTCCGATGAGCATTCTTTTTGTGGCGGTAAGCGGGGAAGAGCAAGGTTTATTAGGAGCGAAAATGCTTTCAGATAAAGCAAAGGCGGAGAAGTGGGAAGTTGAGGCTGTTTTAAATAACGACATGATTGGGAACAACAGTTTCGATGCACCGAAGAATGACGGAACTCCAAAATTAAGAGTTTTCAGTGAAGGTTTGTCTGCTTTTGAAACTGAAAAATCTGCGGCAAGAATTCGGAATTTCGGTCTTGAAAATGATGGGAATGCACGCCAATTAGCAAGATATGTAAAAGAGATTGGTGAGAAATATGTCAAGAATATTGATATTAAACTAATTTATAGAAACGACCGTTTTCTACGTGGTGGTGATCATACTCCGTTTGTTAATAGTGGATTTACTGCGGTTCGCTTAACTGATTATTACGAAAATTATGATCATCAACATCAGGACATCAGAACAGAGAATAATAAAAAATATGGCGATCTAATTGAGTTCATGGATTTCGATTATCTAAAAACCAATACCGCTGTCAACGTTGCCGTGTTGGCGAACTTAGCGAAAGCAACTCCTCAACCAGAAAATGTTTTGATGGATGTAAAAGAATTGTCAAATTCTACCAAATTAAGTTGGGAAAAACCAACCTCAGGAAAAGTAAAAGGATATCAAATTTTGATACGTGAAACCAGCAGTCCTGTTTGGACAGAAAGAATTTTCACGACAGAAACTTCTTATACTGTTCCTCTTTCCAAAGATAATTATCTGTTTGGGGTACAAAGTGTTTCTGTTTCCGGAAACCAAAGTTTACCGGTTGTTCCAAAAGTGTCCAGATAA
- a CDS encoding tetratricopeptide repeat protein, whose translation MAKFNSRTSKKEMEGKETVEVFKDLDRGALDTEKFLEKNAKSLMIVFGALLLGVLGYFAFQQFYEGPRNEEATLSYLAAQKNLADGKDDLALGGKSAANPGYLGTYNEYSGTKVGKLSAYNAGLIKFKEGKYQEAFDLLDKFSSDNKILMALKYGAMADCQANLNRSDDALSLLNKATSASDDPYTSYYFTRKAGIVALALKKNADAKKYFSTIDEKYQDYDNGMSESYIEMVKYF comes from the coding sequence ATGGCAAAATTCAATTCACGCACCAGTAAAAAAGAAATGGAAGGAAAGGAAACTGTTGAAGTTTTCAAAGACCTAGACAGAGGTGCACTCGATACTGAGAAGTTTCTCGAAAAAAATGCTAAATCTTTAATGATCGTTTTCGGTGCATTATTGCTAGGTGTTTTAGGATATTTTGCTTTTCAGCAGTTTTATGAAGGACCAAGAAATGAAGAGGCAACTCTAAGTTATCTTGCAGCTCAGAAAAATTTGGCTGATGGTAAAGACGATTTAGCTTTAGGTGGAAAAAGCGCAGCAAATCCTGGTTATTTGGGAACTTATAATGAGTATTCTGGAACCAAGGTTGGTAAACTTTCTGCATACAATGCTGGATTAATTAAATTTAAAGAAGGAAAATACCAGGAAGCTTTCGATTTGCTTGATAAATTTTCTTCCGATAATAAAATCTTAATGGCTTTGAAATATGGTGCGATGGCAGATTGCCAGGCTAACCTTAACAGAAGTGATGATGCATTATCTCTTTTGAATAAAGCAACTTCTGCCTCAGACGATCCTTACACTTCTTACTACTTTACTAGAAAAGCAGGAATCGTTGCATTAGCTTTGAAAAAGAATGCCGACGCGAAAAAATATTTCTCTACAATTGACGAAAAATATCAAGATTACGATAACGGAATGTCTGAGTCGTATATCGAAATGGTAAAATATTTCTAA
- the pruA gene encoding L-glutamate gamma-semialdehyde dehydrogenase codes for MSKAISQVPFAINEPVRTYEPGSEEVKSLIATYKKMWKEKVEIPMVIGGKEIKTSEKVVINSPQDHQHNLGFYYKGDMSHVDDAINSALAARDKWNNLGWEHRAAIFLKAADLLAGPYRNRLNAATMIAQSKNVHQAEIDAACEFIDFLRFNVEFMTEMYSEQPVSDSGIWNRSEYRPLEGFCFAVTPFNFTAIAGNLPTCMAMMGNVVVWKPSDKQVYSATVIMDALIEAGLPAGVINMIFTDGKETAEKVLSHPDFAGLHFTGSTKVFQNLWKMMGANIHTYKTYPRIVGETGGKDFIMVHPSANVDAVATAMVRGAFEYQGQKCSAASRAYVPQSLWNDVKKVIEAQMKTIKVGSPEDPSNFVNAVIDQNSFEKCKGYIERAEKSNEAKVIIGGKCDDSKGWFVEPTVIEASNPRYESVCEEIFGPILSVYVYEDKDWTATLKLVDETSPYSLTGAIFSQDRYAIDEAYKALENAAGNFYINDKPTGAVVGQQPFGGARASGTNDKAGSKMNLLRWVSVRSIKETFVSPKDYKYPYLG; via the coding sequence ATGTCAAAAGCAATTTCACAGGTTCCTTTCGCAATAAATGAGCCGGTTAGAACTTATGAGCCGGGTTCAGAGGAGGTAAAATCCCTGATCGCAACTTATAAAAAAATGTGGAAAGAGAAAGTTGAAATACCTATGGTTATCGGCGGTAAAGAAATCAAAACTTCTGAAAAAGTAGTGATTAATTCTCCACAAGATCACCAACATAATTTAGGTTTCTACTACAAAGGAGACATGAGTCATGTAGACGACGCTATTAATTCTGCTTTAGCAGCGAGAGACAAATGGAACAATTTAGGATGGGAACATCGTGCAGCGATTTTCTTGAAAGCGGCTGATTTACTTGCTGGTCCTTATAGAAATCGTTTGAATGCAGCTACCATGATCGCTCAAAGTAAGAATGTTCATCAAGCAGAAATAGATGCTGCATGTGAATTCATCGACTTCTTGCGTTTCAACGTAGAATTCATGACTGAAATGTACAGCGAGCAACCAGTTTCAGACAGCGGAATTTGGAACAGATCAGAATACAGACCATTAGAAGGTTTTTGTTTTGCGGTAACTCCGTTTAACTTTACAGCTATTGCGGGAAACTTGCCAACTTGTATGGCGATGATGGGAAATGTAGTTGTTTGGAAACCATCTGACAAACAAGTTTATTCAGCAACAGTTATTATGGACGCTCTTATTGAAGCGGGTTTACCTGCTGGAGTTATCAATATGATATTCACTGATGGAAAAGAGACTGCTGAAAAAGTATTGTCTCATCCAGATTTTGCAGGCCTTCATTTTACAGGTTCAACTAAAGTTTTCCAAAATTTATGGAAAATGATGGGAGCTAATATCCATACTTATAAGACCTATCCAAGAATTGTGGGAGAGACTGGTGGAAAAGATTTCATCATGGTTCATCCTTCTGCGAACGTAGATGCTGTGGCAACTGCAATGGTTCGTGGCGCTTTCGAATATCAAGGTCAGAAATGTTCTGCTGCTTCAAGAGCTTATGTTCCTCAATCTCTTTGGAATGATGTGAAAAAGGTGATTGAAGCTCAGATGAAAACCATTAAAGTGGGAAGTCCAGAAGATCCTTCTAACTTCGTGAATGCGGTGATTGATCAAAACTCTTTTGAAAAATGTAAAGGTTATATCGAGAGAGCTGAAAAATCAAACGAAGCAAAAGTAATTATTGGTGGAAAATGTGACGATTCAAAAGGATGGTTTGTAGAACCAACTGTTATTGAAGCATCTAACCCAAGATATGAATCTGTATGTGAAGAAATCTTCGGACCAATTCTTTCTGTATATGTTTATGAAGATAAAGACTGGACGGCTACTTTGAAATTAGTTGATGAAACTTCTCCTTACTCTTTAACAGGTGCAATTTTCTCTCAAGACCGTTATGCAATTGATGAAGCTTACAAAGCGTTAGAAAATGCGGCAGGAAACTTCTATATCAACGACAAACCAACAGGAGCTGTTGTAGGGCAACAACCTTTCGGTGGAGCAAGAGCTTCAGGTACGAACGATAAAGCAGGTTCTAAAATGAACTTGTTGAGATGGGTTTCTGTAAGAAGTATTAAAGAAACTTTTGTTTCTCCAAAAGATTACAAATATCCTTATTTAGGATAA
- a CDS encoding metal-dependent transcriptional regulator: MISLTEENYLKAIFHLRNDDNTVTVNELSKFLNVKMPSVNNMMKKFAQKEWIIYETYKPLKITKEGNKQAALIVRKHRLTEMFLVEKMNFGWENVHEIAEQLEHVHSDIFFDKMDELLQYPKFDPHGEPIPDKEGNIIALDLKKLSSCKIGDQIIFSSVTVSDDEFLSYLNSKQLELGKKLEIIEIEKYDQSMTILKDDSSTITLSKMVCDKMLVKY; encoded by the coding sequence ATGATTTCACTTACAGAAGAAAATTATTTAAAAGCAATTTTTCATTTAAGAAACGACGACAATACAGTAACTGTAAACGAGTTAAGTAAATTTTTAAATGTAAAAATGCCGAGTGTTAATAATATGATGAAGAAGTTTGCACAAAAAGAATGGATCATCTATGAAACTTATAAACCATTAAAAATCACCAAAGAAGGAAATAAACAAGCTGCTTTAATTGTAAGAAAACACCGCCTCACCGAAATGTTTCTCGTTGAAAAAATGAATTTTGGTTGGGAGAATGTACATGAAATTGCCGAACAATTAGAACACGTTCATTCCGATATCTTCTTTGATAAAATGGATGAACTTCTACAATATCCAAAATTTGATCCTCATGGCGAACCGATTCCCGATAAAGAAGGAAATATCATCGCCTTAGATTTGAAAAAATTAAGCAGTTGCAAAATTGGCGATCAAATCATTTTCAGCTCTGTGACCGTTTCTGATGATGAATTCCTAAGTTATCTCAATAGTAAACAATTGGAATTAGGTAAAAAACTCGAAATCATAGAAATCGAAAAATACGATCAATCGATGACAATTCTGAAAGATGACAGTTCTACAATTACTCTCAGCAAGATGGTTTGCGATAAAATGCTGGTGAAGTACTAG
- a CDS encoding YtxH domain-containing protein, translating to MGTKKNGLLALLGLGALVWWKYKNATPEQQQAVKDKVNTAKDNFNKWGNDLKDKATDVASQVQDKVNQATTSVEDSVNQN from the coding sequence ATGGGGACTAAAAAGAACGGATTATTAGCATTATTAGGACTTGGAGCATTGGTATGGTGGAAATACAAAAACGCTACACCAGAACAGCAACAAGCAGTAAAAGATAAAGTGAATACGGCAAAAGATAATTTCAACAAATGGGGAAATGATTTGAAGGACAAAGCGACTGACGTAGCATCACAAGTTCAGGACAAGGTTAATCAGGCGACAACTTCAGTTGAAGATTCTGTAAACCAAAACTAA